In the Salvia miltiorrhiza cultivar Shanhuang (shh) chromosome 8, IMPLAD_Smil_shh, whole genome shotgun sequence genome, AATTAAATTTGGACAGACTATATGGATTGCTTAATAGGTTAAGCTCggtccaaaataaataaatggattAATTGTATGTGAAttcacaaaattttatttttttcaaacatTTTCTACGattttttaatttgcataataatcaATCACTTATGAATTTCTTCTTAATATTCCGCACTGACAAAATCTGATCAAGTTTCTTCTTTTCCAATACCCTACAAGCTAagttgcataggtacgggggtgcggatgcgggggcgatacgatacgagtacggagatacgaatttttaaaaattatagggtgcgattcggcaatgatacatccaattattaaaattttatgatatataatgcttataaattatatacaatttaaattttcttaaattaattctatgtaatttacattttattttacccaaaagttaagcattttcaattatataagttaattgagcaacaatataacgattcaactattattagtccaatatataagtcataactgaaaataaaattatcaaaataaccttgtgtaggcctttcgtgcacgagatacgtgaatttcgtcTATGAaatttgcgaatccggtttatttttataaattgttttaaaagatacgtcacgtggcgaatcgggtgcgaatccgacgagaatccgagagaatcgcaccctaaaagaatccgattcgccgtacatgctgatttttgaagaatccgtgcatcataacCTACAAGATTACAAATACCAAGAACAAAGAATTCTCAGCCATCAATTAATAGATTAGAGTTCATAAATGATTGTTGTGTAATTTGGCTGGATTTTGTCATAGCAGGAATATTAGGAAGAAATTTATGGATGGTGGATTATTACtatgcaaaattaaaaaatcgtTAGAAatatctgaaaaaaaaaacttcttgAATTTACTGGTAActaactcataaataaatataatagaaaGTCGAATTAGCAACTTTTACACGAATTTTCAAAAGTAAACCCTCATcttaatttgttttgttttttttgagggaaatcTTAATTTGTTTTAGTTAAGGCGTGCACTTAACCTTCTCTttttctaaaaaagaaaaaaaaaatcttttaaaaCTCATCATTGCGAGCTTCTATATTTTATTAGCTACTTTTGGTTGTTAGTTAATTAATAGGTGCATCTAAGATAGATTAACTTAAAAGTCAATTAATTTTACAAAATGCGAGCTTACTGTTAGCagaatatgtatatatatatacttacgAATGAAGCACGAATAATTATAGTGTTATCTacaaatatatttcaattaaaCACAAAATATCCTGTACACTCGGGTCATACCCAATCCGAATCCTGATCCAATTGGACTATTATACCCGAATGttaagtgttagtgtcatttcaatatagtgttagtgtaattttcgaaataatgtcatttgcaaaacaaaatagtgttagtgttattttcgaaataatgtcatttgtaaaataaaatagtattaaTATCATTTCATGCCagtgttaatgtcatttcaAGATAATCCAATTGGATTAGAATTTGAGTTGGGTACAATTCGAGTGTATGGTATACCCGAgtgtacaggagaccacctcttaATTAAATTACGCCATGATATATAGTATCTCACGTTTATTAAGTAGAATCAGAACAAATTCAtacttttaaattattaattcattaaaatagTAAGAAACTCTTCTCAATGTTTGGATTGGTCTAAAGGGCATAATATTACAATCATTAGTGAATGAGTTCAAAAGTATTAAACAGCCGCTCACGAGATTGCCCTttgattataaatatattatttctcTTTGGCATACATTCTCTAATAATTACTTatcataaaatattatattcattTGGCTCCAAATAATATACGACCAGCTTTCATAATAATCAATCTCATTGTTTTCATTGTAATACTAATATTAATACTAACCTCTTCTTTAACAgattttgtaaaataaattagaaatataattatttgaaGATAAGTTAGTATATAGATATGGATTgggaatatattattttaattctattctAAATTGGATCCTTGCACTCACATTTGAAGCTCGTTTGTATTTAACTAGAAAGTCTTTTATGTGAAAGGTATAATTTatcactccctccgtccctcttcaaatgaaacaaaaaaattagacacaaaaattaagaaatatgcAATAAAAATGTAAAGTGATGATTGGACAATCCAAAAATTAGTGTTAAatgcttaattttatttttaagtttagATTGAATCATTTGAGGTTGAtcaacccaaaataaaaattgggtcatttgaagtgaaggagtattatatatagtaGTAActtattttcttcaaaaaataaattatggcaTGAAGATTTTAGTTTGGATAATTCAATCAATTAATTTATGGTAAAAGGGaaaaattatagtaataatttacCACGGCACccacattatttttttttcaattaacttaactttatttatttattttaaagttcCTTGTTTTTGCACTTATCATCATAAACCTCTTATTTTGTTATCTGCAAAACCctagaaagaaagagtgagaatgAGTCGGAATCACGCTGCCATGATTTTGGGAAGAATTATCTCCAATTCTTCTTTCAATTCATCCACTCTCCCCTTTGCTTCTCTACACTCGTTTCTTACCAAACCCAGATTCAATTTTGATAATGCCAGCTGCCAAATGAGACACTTCTCCACCTATCCCAGATTCGATTTTGGATCTATACGTGAGCCCAACGATGCCGTCGCTCTATTTCGGAAGATGATGAGAACGGAGCCGCTTCCTTCTGTTAAGCTTTTCTCGAAATTGCTGAGTGCTGTGGTGAAGCTGAAACAATACTCTGCTGCACTTCATCTGTTCGACAAAATGCTTCAAAGGGATGCTCCCATAAATCACTACACCTTGAGTATTGTGATTGATTGCTATTGCCGACTCAAAAGGCCTGATTTTGGGTTTGCGATCTTAGGCAGTTTTTTCAAGCGTGGGTACGAGCCTACTGTGGTGACCTTTACCATTCTCATCAAAGGGTTACTGTTGGTTGGAAGGATCCCAGAGGCAGCTAAAGTGTTGTGGAAGCTGTCGGTCTACCGATTATGCGAGCCCGATGAACAGACGTATAGTACTATGATTAATGGGATATGCAAAGCTGTAGGTACTCTCAAAGCGCTGGAATTGCTCTGCGtattggaaaaagaaaagggaatcTGCAAACCCGATGTCTATTCTTACAGTGCACTCATTGATGGTCTATGCAAGGAAGGAAAGGTGGACGATGCTCTCCAACTCTTCTCCTCTTTGGGTGATAAGGGGATTTCACCCGATGTTGTGACATATAGTTCAATAATTGAGGGGTTAGGCAATAGGAGAAGAATGGACGAGGCCCAAGACATTTTGAAGAAGATGATTGCTGATAAGGTCTGTCCGAATGTGGTGACATGTAATATCTTTGTGACTGCTTGGTGCAAAGATGGAAAGGTGCAAGAGGCCGAGCATATGTTGGTATCTATGAAGGAGATTGATGTACAACCTGACATTTTCATTTACGCTACATTGATAAATGGGTATTGTATGGAAGGAAAAATGGACGAAGCCAGACGCATTTTCCGATTGGCAGTAAATTCCGGAATCAAGCCCAATATCAATTGCTACAATAGCTTGATGAACGGGTATTGCAAAAAGGGCCAAGTCGATGAAGTTTTACGACTTTTTACCATAATTCCCTACCAAAGGTTAGAGCGCAATGTGATTTCTTATAGCATAATGCTAGAAGCCTTATTTCGTGAAGGCAAATGTGAAGACGGCTTAAAGCTATTCAAAGAGATGGAAGCTCAACAAGTGTCTCCTAATATATGGACTTACAATGTTCTCATTGAGGGATTGTGCATTAATAATAAAGTTAGACAAGCTAAGGATCTTTTCGACGAGCTTCCATCCAAAGGTATGCAGCCCAACGTCATAACATATACTATTCTGATTGATTCATTTTGCAAAGAAGGGCAGATGGAGGAGGCTAAGGATCTTTTCGACGAGCTTCCATCCAAAGGTATGCAGCCCAGTGTCGTAACATATACAATCCTTATCGGTGCACTTTGTGAAGAAGGACAGATAGAGGAGGCTAAGGATTTGATGATGCTAATGGTAAACAACGGTTGCGTGCCTAATAGTGTGACGTACAATGTTTTTGTTCAAGGTCTTCTCAAAAGGAACAAGGCTATGAGGGTTACACCCTAGCCAATTTTCCTATCATTTTCCTACTTACATTTATTGGAAGAAGAATCTTTAGGCTATCTTCAAATTTTGGACtctaatgattttaaaaaataaaatacaatttgTTTTAAAGATAAACATCATTTTCTTATCGTCTTTTCTTGAGATATAGCCCAAAATCTTTATTACCAAGATTCAATTAAATTTGGACATACTATATATGGATTGCTTAATAGGTTAAGTTGggtccaaaataaataaaaggattAATTGTATGTGAAttcacaaaattttatttttttcaaacatTTTCTacgattttttaattttacataatAATCCACCATTTGTAAATTTCTTCTTAATGTTTCCGCACTGACAAAAACTGATCAAATTTCTTGTTTTCCAATACCCTACAAGATTACAAATACAAATAACAAAGAATTTTCAAccatcaattaataaattatagtttattAGATTATCTTTTGCCGAAGAAATGAAGGTCTAATCATAAGTGATTGTCATGTAATTTGGTTGGATTTTGTCATTGCAGGAAAATTAGGAAGAAATTTATGGATGGTGAGTTATTACtatgcaaaattaaaaaatcgtTAGAAatatctgaaaaaaaaaacttcgtGAATTTACTGTAActaactcataaataaatagtataattttttttttgacatgggggagttggggagggggagcagtggagtttgaacccgagacctcactgttcacacacaggaggtcgcaccgcctggtgtccccttggggacaaataaaataaatagtataATAGAAAGTCGAATTAGTAACTTTTTACACGAATTTTCAAAAGTAAACCCTCATCttaatttgttttaattaaGGCGTGCagttcacttttttttttcctaaaacaataaaacaaatCTTTTAAAACTCATCATTGCGAGCTTCTATATTTTATTAGCTACTTTAGGTTGTTAGTTAATTAATAGGTGCATCTAAGATAGATTAACTTAAAATGTGAATTAATTTTACAAAATGCGAGCttactgtatatatatatacttacgAATGAAGCACGAATAATTATAGTGttatctaaaaatatattttaattaaacataaaatatcCTGTACACTCGGGTCATACCCGATCCGGATCATGACCCAACTGGACTATTCTATCCGAATGTTAAATGTTAGAGTCATTTCGatataatgttagtgtcatttcaatatagtgttagtgtcattttcgaaataatatcatttgcaaaacaaaataatgttagtgttattttcaaaatagtgtcatttataaaataaaatagtgttagtgtcatttcaatataatcCAACTGAATTAGAATTTGAGTCTGGTACAACTCAAATGTACGGTATACCCGAATATACATGAGACCACatcttaattaaattaggccatCATATATAGTATCTCACGTTTATTAAGTAGAATCAGAACAAATTCCtacttttaaattattaattcattaaaaatagtaataaactcTTCTTAATGTTTGGATTGGTCGAAAGGGCATAATATTACAATCATTAGTGAATGAGTTCAAAAGTATTAAACAGCCGCTCACGAGATTGCCCTttgattataaatatattatttctcTTTGGCATACATTctctaataataaaatattatattcattTGGCTCCAAATAATATATGGCCAGCTTTTATAATAATCAGTCTCATtgttttcattgtaataatacTAACCTCTTCTAACAgattttgtaaaataaattagaaatataattatttgaaGATAAGTTAGTATATAGATATGGATTGGGAATATATTATGTAAAAACAAATTACTTCGGCTGAGATTGATCAAGAACAAATCCAAAAGCTGCAATTGAAGATGCAAAACCAGAAACAACAACAGAgaattacgtggttcgattCTTGCGAatctacatccacggagggTCAATCGATCGTTTATTGATTATGAAGAACAACGCTAAGATACAAGAAACACTCAAGAAATCCAAACTGAAAAACTCTCCAAGAAACTCTCTTGTTTTTCAATCTCTCTCGAATTTTCCCTCTTGATCCTAAACTATCTCTCTCTTGCTCAGATGTTACATTACATTGAAAGTAAAGTAAAAACCCTATCTATAAAGCTAACAAACTAAACAGCACGCAGCAGAGCTCAAAAGTTCTAACGGCTCTTTTCCAACTAACTAGAGCAGTTGGTTAGAACTTATAAAAGCGTGAATGCGACTTTCAAATTCTATTGTCAATAttaacaatctccaccttgacaTAGAATTCAAATCAATGAAACAATCATACGACTTCCCCTCAATCCAGCTCCATCACAGAGCTTCCCCACAAATGATCAACAGTTCACCACAGACACCAAATCAAGGCAGTGTCTAAGCTTTGCAACAGGTAATGACTTTGTCAACATGTCTGCGGCGTTTTCTTCTGTAGATACCTTCACCACTTTAACAGCTCCCTTGTTCACTTCATCTCTTACAAAATGAAGTCTCACATCTATATGTTTCGAGCGTTCATGAAATACTTGATGTTTCACCAAGTGTATGGCGCTCTGATTGTCACACTTTATTTCAACTGAATCTTGATTTATTCCCAGTTCAGAGATAATCCCTTTTAGCCATTTTGCTTCCTTCACAGCTTCAGTCATAGCCATGTATTCTGCCTCGGTGGTGGACAAAGCTACCACAGACTGTAGTGTAGACTTCCAACTGATTGCTGTCCCATAAAGTGTGAAAACATAGCCCGTTTGTGACTTCCTGGAATCCAGATTAGCTGCATAATCAGCATCTACATACCCCATCAATGGATCTCCTTGGAAATCATCATTCCTTTTGAACATAATTCCCATATTCATAGCTCCCTTCATATATCTGAGTATCCACTTAAGAGCATCCCAGTGATATCTCCCTGGATCAGACATGTACCTGCTTGCAACACTTATAGCATAGGATAGATCCGGCCTAGTACATATCATGGTATACATAATACTCCCTACTACGTTTGCATAAGGGATTCTGTTCATCTCTATCCTATCATCATCATTTTGTGGCCTTTGAGTATCAGAAAGTTTCAGGTGTTGTCCAAGAGGAACTGACACAATTCTAGATTCATGCATATTAAACTTCCTTAACACCTTGTTAATATAATCATTTTGTGTTAACCACAGTAAGCCTCTATTCCTGTCTCTTCTAATGTCAATGCCAAGAATTCTTCTAGCCTCTCCTAAGAATTTCATTTCAAACTTATCTTGCAGTTTAGATTTTAAACTCTTAATTTCATTCGAGTTATTGCTAGCAATgaacatatcatcaacatataatAATAGATAAGACATATCAGATTCACTCATTCTCTTCATATAAACACAACTATCATATTGAGATTTCTCATAGCCTATATCATGCATATACTCATCAAACTTAAGGTACCATTGCCTAGATGCTTGTTTTAGACCATACAAAGATTTTTTAAGTAAGCAAACCTTTGTTTCATCACCTGGTAAGATGAATCCCTCGGGTTGTTGCATGTAGATGGTCTCATCAAGATCTCCATGGAGAAAAGCTGTTTTTACATCAAGCTGTTCCAGTTCCATGTTTCTCTGTGCCACCAAAGCTAAAACAAGTCTTATAGAACAATGTTTTACCACAAGAGAGAATATTTCATTATAATCAATACCACTCCTTTGTGTAAAACCCCTGGCAACCAAACGAGCTTTGAATCTGATATGCTCTCCCTTTGCTGTCACTTCAATCTTCTTCTTGAAGATCCACTTACAACTAACAAGTTTCTGGTTCTTGGGCTTCTCCACCAGTATCCATGTTTTGTTGTTGGCTAATGAATGTAATTCATCCTGCATAGCCTTTAGCCATTTATCCTTTTCAGGACTGTTCATTGCTTCATCATATGTCTTTGGCTCAATATACTCTAGCTCTTCAGCAGTGCACAATGCATAATGCACAAGGTCAGCTTCTGCAAATCTTGCCGGCGGTTTTATGGTCCTCCTAACTCTGTCTCTGGTGAGCTGGTAGCCCCTCAGATCTTGTCCTGCAGAGTCAGCCTGTTCTCCACTTGACTCTTCATCAAAATCAGTGTTATTCTCATGATTGTTGACATCAAGCTCCACCTTAACCTGTGTCTGCACATTTTCTTTATTGACAGAAGCTTTTACCTCATTTGAGGTGGTTAGAAAAGGCAtattattttcatcaaaaataaCATCCCTGCTAATCACAATCTTATTGTTTCCAGGTTCAATACACCACAATCTATAACCTTTAACACCCTTTTGATAACCAAGCATAACACATTTAATAGCTCTAGGATCAAGTTTATCTTGTTTTACATGAGCATAAGCCATACATCCAAAAACTCTTAAATGAGAATAGCTTCCAGTGGAACCATACCATATGTCATCAGGAGTTTTAAAATCAGTGGCTGAGCAAGGGCATTTATTAATAAGATAAGCAGCAGTATTAGCTGCCTCACCCCAAAACCTTTTGGGAAGGCCAGATTCGAATAACATGCACCTAATTCTCTCAAGTATGGTCCTATTCATGCGCTCAGCCACaccattttgttgtggtgtaCCTGGTACTGTCCTATGTCTTTTTATGCCTTTATCTCTacaatatttttgaaaattttcagacAAGAACTCAAGTCCATTGTCAGTTCTCAAACATTTCAGTGTAGAGCCTTTTTCAAGTTCAACTTCATTGCACCAATCCTTAAATCTATCAAAAGCATCATTCTTATTCTTTAAAACATAAATCCATAATTTCCTAGAATAATCATCTATTATGGATAAGAAATACCTGCCTCCACCAGAAGTTTCTGATCTTGAAGGGCCCCAAAGATCAGAATGGGCATACTCCAATGGTGCTTTTGATGTGTGTTTTCCAGTTGGGAAAGGAAGCTTCTTGGATTTGCTAAGAATACACTGCTCACAGCTAGATAACTTTGCCTTACCAATATTCTGGAGGGTTCCTTGTTTTGATAGTTCAGTGAGTCCCTTTTCACCCACATGCCCCAGTCTCTTGTGCCAAATGATAGTGTCATCCTCATTAGTGATGTCAGAATTCCCTATGACAGTCTCAGCAATGAGATGGTACAGGCTATTTTTCCTTATGCCCTTTAAAACAACTGCTGAGTCTTTCATAACATTCATGCACCCATCTTTTGACTGGAAACTGTACCCATTTGATTCCAACATACCAAGAGATATTAAATTTCTCTTGAGTTGAGGAATATACCTGACTCCAGAAAGAACTTTGATGGTATTGTCATGCAGCTTCAATTTGATGCTGCCAATGTCCTTCACCTTGCAGATTTGGTTGTTGCCCAACAGAACCGATCCAAGATCTTGATAATCAAGATTAGTGAACCATTCTTTATACGGGCACATATGGAAACTACATCCAGAATCCATAATCCATGAATTCTCCATATGCCTATCAACAACATTCAACATCTCTGCACTTCCCAGATCCTCTGTGCAATCTGCAGTGTTAGGTTGCTTGTTATCCTTCTCCGATTGTTTTCTTTTCCAAGCATAACAATCTCTTTTAAGGTGCCCCGGCTTCTTGCAGTGGTGACATTTCCTGGTTTCCTTTGTGTCACCttcttttcccttttcttttcctgAAACCTTAGCTCCTGATCCTTTCTTCTTTGCCTTGTTGAACTTAGCATTCTTGACATTCAAGCCCTCTGCAAGAGAGTCTGGTTTTTCATCGTTTTGCCTCTGAAGTTCTTTGGCCTTGAGTGCCGACTGCACTTCTTCAAGAGATATAGTATTCTCACGGCCAAATAACATAGcatcttttaaattttcaaaagaTTTCGGCAGGGCATTCAGGAGGATGATAGCCTTATCTTCATCTGCCAACTTTACATCGATGTTTTCAAGATCATCCAAGGACTTGTTGAAATCATCAAGTTGCTCCCCAACACTCCCATCTTCAGAGAACTTATATGAATACAATCGTTGTTTCATATAGAGTCTATTCGCAAAAGACTTCGTCATATACAGCTGCTCTAGCTTCTCCCATACGCCTGCTGCTGTTGTTTCTCTTGAAACTTCTCGGAGAACTTTATCCGATAGGCAGAGGATTATGGCGCTGTGAGCCCGTTCCATAATCTCCTCCTTTTTTTCCTTTGTCACATCAGCAGCGAAACCCTTCTCACCTCTAAGGGCTGCGCCTAAACCTTGCTGTACCAGTAACGCCCTCATCTTTATTCGCCAAAGCCCAAAATCGTTCTTGCCGGAGAACTTCTCCGCCCCCAAATTCGCCGAAGCCATGATGTCGTGGAGAGAtgattcccacagacggcgccaatttgtaaaaacaaattaCTTCGGCTGAGATTGATCAAGAACAAATCCAAAAGCTGCAATTGAAGATGCAAAACCAGAAACAACAACAGAgaattacgtggttcgattCTTGCGAatctacatccacggagggTCAATCGATCGTTTATTGATTATGAAGAACAGCGCTAAGATACAAGAAACACTCAAGAAATCCAAACTGAAAAACTCTCCAAGAAACTCTCTTGTTTTTCAATCTCTCTCGAATTTTCCCTCTTGATCCTAAACTATCTCTCTCTTGCTCAGATGTTACATTACATTGAAAGTAAAGTAAAAACCCTATCTATAAAGCTAACAAACTAAACAGCACGCAGCAGAGCTCAAAAGTTCTAACGGCTCTTTTCCAACTAACTAGAGCAGTTGGTTAGAACTTATAAAAGCGTGAATGCGACTTTCAAATTCTATTGTCAATATTAACATATTAGTTTAAAAGTATTAAACAACCGCTCACGAGATTGCCCTttgattataaatatattatttctcTTTGGCATACATTCTCTAATAATTACTTatcataaaatattatattcattTGGCTCCAAAAGTATTACTCAtttgttttcattgtgataatACTAACGGCCTCTTCTAACAgattttgtaaaataaattagaaatataattatttgaaGATATATAAGTTAGTATATAGATATGGATTgggaatatattattttaattctattctAAATTGGATCCTTGCACTCACATTTGAAGCTCGTTTGTATTTAACTAGAAAGTCTTTTATGTGAAAGGTATTATTACTCCACCCACCGTCTCGCTTCAAATGATCTAAAAATATTaaacacgaaaattaagaaatatataataaatgtgtAAAGTGGTGGTGAGGCAACccaaaaaatagtgttaaatgcttaattttatttttaaatttgagtaATTCGAAGAGGatcaacccaaaatagaaattggATTATTTGAAATGGGATGAATGAAGTATTATATACAATAGTAACttattttctacaaaaaataaattatggcaTGAAGATTTTAGTTTGGATAATTCAATCAATTAATCTAtgctatattaaaaagggagttttcaatttaaaatcaatttcaaaattgagtggcaattttgtagttataataaaattgaaggtttatgtttaaactatatatttttcttcttattttcattttctttaacttcttatttgttgttacattttttttctcccaaaattgtgaaattaacctaattataaaacattaatatgcatatcaaattaaatatcatgataagagctttaatatgatatattttatgaaaatattttgatttaaaatgtaaaattaaatttgtttaattattaaagttttataaatttctctctactctctcatcttttttgaataaatatatttttaattagtaatttatttttaatttgttaatttatttttttgaatttgtttttcataatatcaaattttataattgtgaattcttttttatttttgtaatatccAATtcaattatattcaattaaaatcaattttttaattatatttataagtataataattgaattagtattaattttatataaatataaaaataaaaaatattttccagTGCACAtaatgcaaatgctagtttatGGTAAAAGGGAAAAATTATAGTACTAATAATTAACCGCGGCAAcgaacattattttttttacaattaacttaacttcttttttttttgtcgttttaaaaaaaattaactttatttatttattttaaagttaaCGTACTCTAACTACTTTTGCACTTATCATCATAAACCTCTAATTTTGTTTTCTGCAAAACCCtcgaaagaaagagagagaatgagtCGGAATCACGCTGCCATGATTTTGGGCAGAATTATCTCCAATTCTTCTTTCAATTCATCCACTCTCCCCTTTGCTTCTCTACACTCGTTTCTTCTCAAACCCAGATTCAATTTTGATAATCTCACCCACCAAATTAGATACTTCTCCTCCTATCCCAGATTCGATTTTGGATCTATACGTGAGCCCAATGATGCCGTCGCTCTATTTCGGGAGATGGTGAGGACGCAGCCGCGCCCTTATGCTTCTGTTTTCAGTAAATTGTTGAGTACTGTGGTGAAGATGAAGCAATACTCTCTTGCCCTTCATCTGATCGACGAAATGCTTCAAAGGGATGTTCCTGTAAATCACTACATATTGAATATTGCGATTGATTGCTACTGCCGACAGAAAAGACCTGATTTTGGGTTTGCGATCTTAGGCAGTTTTTTCAAGCGTGGGTACGAGCCTACTGTTGTAACCTTTACCACTCTCATTAAAGGGTTATTGTTGGTTGGAAGGATCCCAGAGGCAGTTAAA is a window encoding:
- the LOC130998805 gene encoding putative pentatricopeptide repeat-containing protein At1g12700, mitochondrial codes for the protein MRHFSTYPRFDFGSIREPNDAVALFRKMMRTEPLPSVKLFSKLLSAVVKLKQYSAALHLFDKMLQRDAPINHYTLSIVIDCYCRLKRPDFGFAILGSFFKRGYEPTVVTFTILIKGLLLVGRIPEAAKVLWKLSVYRLCEPDEQTYSTMINGICKAVGTLKALELLCVLEKEKGICKPDVYSYSALIDGLCKEGKVDDALQLFSSLGDKGISPDVVTYSSIIEGLGNRRRMDEAQDILKKMIADKVCPNVVTCNIFVTAWCKDGKVQEAEHMLVSMKEIDVQPDIFIYATLINGYCMEGKMDEARRIFRLAVNSGIKPNINCYNSLMNGYCKKGQVDEVLRLFTIIPYQRLERNVISYSIMLEALFREGKCEDGLKLFKEMEAQQVSPNIWTYNVLIEGLCINNKVRQAKDLFDELPSKGMQPNVITYTILIDSFCKEGQMEEAKDLFDELPSKGMQPSVVTYTILIGALCEEGQIEEAKDLMMLMVNNGCVPNSVTYNVFVQGLLKRNKAMRVTP